The Nitrospira sp. SG-bin1 genome has a window encoding:
- a CDS encoding F0F1 ATP synthase subunit gamma (produces ATP from ADP in the presence of a proton gradient across the membrane; the gamma chain is a regulatory subunit), with product MPSLQSLRRKIAAFKNTQKITKAMKMVAAAKLKRSQDRILSARPYAHKMRGVLSNLSQRVNRSSHPLLQKREGKKIEVLVVTSDRGLCGGFNGNIVRKSSEFVRQCEARGLQVNLSLIGRKGRDYFRRRSWPIRQEWTGIFDKLSFEHAIDIGGDLTDNFVKGTFDELYVVYNEFKSAIQQRVIVEKLFPVDAQVEFGAAQMEGSASGSYLYEPEEAELLNALVPKHFQVQAYRILLESAAAEHGARMAAMDGATRNAGQLIKKVTLYYNKTRQAAITKELMDIVGGAEALK from the coding sequence ATGCCTAGCCTTCAATCGTTGCGCCGCAAGATCGCGGCGTTTAAGAATACGCAGAAGATCACCAAGGCCATGAAGATGGTGGCGGCCGCGAAGCTCAAACGCTCGCAGGACCGCATTCTTTCGGCGCGTCCCTATGCCCATAAGATGCGCGGCGTGTTGAGTAATCTGAGCCAACGGGTGAATCGCTCGTCCCATCCGCTTCTTCAGAAGCGCGAGGGAAAGAAGATCGAAGTGCTCGTCGTCACGAGCGACCGTGGGTTGTGCGGAGGGTTCAACGGCAACATCGTCCGCAAGAGCTCCGAATTCGTCCGGCAGTGCGAAGCGAGAGGCTTGCAGGTGAACCTGAGCCTCATCGGCCGCAAAGGCCGCGACTATTTTCGGCGTCGCAGCTGGCCGATCCGTCAGGAGTGGACCGGTATCTTCGATAAATTGAGTTTCGAACATGCGATTGACATCGGCGGCGACCTCACCGATAACTTCGTTAAGGGCACGTTCGACGAGCTGTACGTCGTCTACAACGAATTCAAATCGGCCATTCAGCAACGCGTGATCGTCGAAAAACTCTTCCCCGTCGATGCTCAGGTCGAGTTCGGTGCGGCGCAAATGGAAGGCTCGGCCAGCGGCAGCTACTTGTACGAGCCGGAGGAAGCGGAACTGCTGAACGCCCTGGTGCCGAAACATTTCCAAGTGCAGGCCTATCGGATCTTGCTCGAGTCGGCGGCGGCCGAACATGGCGCCCGTATGGCCGCCATGGATGGAGCGACGCGCAACGCCGGCCAACTCATCAAGAAAGTCACGCTCTACTACAACAAAACCAGGCAGGCGGCGATTACGAAAGAACTCATGGATATCGTCGGCGGCGCCGAAGCACTCAAATGA
- a CDS encoding peptidase, whose translation MTFCLGMKVEDGLVGIADTRVTTGVECITARKVSIHQHGRHSMFLMTSGLRSVRDKAVTYFDEAIGESDQTFDKLFKAVNVFAAQIRRVAQEDKDALDKAGLIFDLHALVGGQLENDREHKLYLIYPQGNWVEVSEGTPYCIIGETGYGKPLLDRVLRYHSNMDLALKVGFLAFDATRTSSTSVEYPLDVVLYRHDTFDIVEHRFQKEDLVEISSWWQSRIYESVEKLPSTWVDHLLESLPRNTRSSSRDGSDPSS comes from the coding sequence ATGACCTTTTGCCTGGGTATGAAAGTAGAAGACGGGCTCGTCGGTATTGCCGACACGCGGGTGACGACCGGCGTGGAATGCATCACGGCACGAAAGGTCTCGATCCATCAGCATGGACGGCACTCGATGTTTCTCATGACTTCGGGACTGCGTTCCGTGCGCGACAAGGCCGTCACCTATTTCGACGAAGCTATCGGGGAAAGCGATCAGACATTCGATAAGCTGTTTAAGGCCGTCAACGTATTCGCCGCGCAGATCCGGCGGGTCGCACAAGAGGACAAGGATGCGCTCGACAAAGCGGGATTGATCTTCGACCTCCACGCTCTGGTTGGAGGGCAGTTGGAAAACGACCGGGAACACAAACTCTATCTCATCTACCCCCAGGGAAACTGGGTGGAAGTCAGTGAAGGCACCCCCTACTGCATCATCGGCGAAACCGGCTATGGCAAACCGCTCCTCGATCGCGTGCTGCGGTACCACTCCAACATGGACCTTGCCCTGAAGGTGGGATTTCTGGCCTTCGATGCCACTCGCACCAGCTCGACCAGCGTCGAATATCCTCTCGATGTCGTGCTGTATCGACACGATACCTTTGATATCGTCGAACATCGTTTTCAGAAAGAGGACCTCGTCGAGATCTCGTCGTGGTGGCAGTCCCGGATCTATGAATCAGTGGAAAAACTGCCCTCGACGTGGGTTGATCATCTGCTTGAATCGCTGCCTCGCAATACCCGATCTTCATCTAGAGACGGCTCTGATCCATCTTCGTAA
- a CDS encoding ABC transporter, whose translation MFDLLAYDFMQRSLLAAAMVGGLCSVIGVFVVLRGLAFVGAGTSHAAFAGVALGYLMGWPPLLLAILFGLATVWITGWVEERGRMKLDVSVGILYTTTMALGILFIGLMKTYNAEVYGYLFGSVLSVTPEELQIIGALSVLVLGLLLLFAKELYFIAFDQEMAEASGIPARQIFFLLLTLVALTVVVSLKTVGAILVFAMILIPASTAYQLTHSLAALTLYSASIGVLTSITGVLISAVLDVPSGPAIVLLATSIFFLAVLFSPKRLRRTQLIHSH comes from the coding sequence ATGTTCGATCTCCTCGCCTATGACTTCATGCAACGCTCCCTCCTGGCCGCGGCGATGGTGGGCGGGCTCTGTTCGGTTATTGGCGTGTTTGTGGTCCTGCGCGGATTGGCGTTTGTCGGAGCCGGAACGTCGCATGCCGCGTTTGCAGGCGTGGCTCTCGGCTACTTGATGGGGTGGCCCCCTTTGTTGCTGGCCATTCTGTTTGGCCTGGCTACGGTCTGGATTACCGGCTGGGTCGAAGAACGGGGCAGGATGAAGCTGGATGTCTCGGTCGGTATTCTCTACACCACGACGATGGCACTGGGCATTCTCTTCATCGGACTGATGAAGACCTATAATGCCGAGGTGTACGGGTACTTATTCGGCAGCGTCCTGTCTGTCACTCCAGAGGAATTACAGATTATCGGAGCGCTGAGTGTGCTAGTGTTGGGCCTGCTCCTGTTGTTTGCAAAAGAACTCTATTTCATCGCCTTCGACCAAGAGATGGCCGAAGCCTCGGGCATACCGGCCCGACAGATATTTTTTCTCCTCCTGACGCTTGTAGCCTTGACGGTGGTGGTCTCATTGAAGACCGTCGGCGCGATCTTGGTGTTTGCGATGATTCTGATTCCCGCTTCGACGGCCTATCAGCTCACCCATAGTCTCGCGGCACTGACTCTTTACTCGGCGTCAATCGGTGTCCTCACCTCAATAACAGGCGTCCTGATTTCCGCGGTGCTGGATGTCCCCTCAGGACCAGCCATCGTACTGCTCGCGACCTCCATTTTTTTTCTCGCAGTCCTCTTTTCGCCTAAGCGCCTGCGACGCACACAGCTCATCCATTCCCACTAA
- a CDS encoding F0F1 ATP synthase subunit beta (Produces ATP from ADP in the presence of a proton gradient across the membrane. The beta chain is a regulatory subunit), whose protein sequence is MSTGKVIQVIGPVVDVEFPPGQLPNIYNAIKVTQDENKSAGKPAVNITLEVAQHLGENRVRGVAMSSTDGLTRGMDVQDTGAPISVPVGRETLGRLINVLGEPVDEKGPLKTKKTYPIHRAAPKLEDQETKTEVLETGIKVVDLLEPYSKGGKVGLFGGAGVGKTVIIMELINNIALHHGGFSVFAGVGERTREGNDLWHEMQESKVIDPDDFTKSKAALVYGQMNEPPGARLRVGLTGLTVAEYFRDEENQDVLLFVDNIFRFTQAGSEVSALLGRMPSAVGYQPNLSTEMGALQERITSTKRGSITSVQAIYVPADDLTDPAPATAFAHLDATTVLSRSLAELGIYPAVDPLDSTSRILDPQIIGEEHYKVARGVQSVLQRYKDLQDIIAILGMDELSEDDKMVVARARKIQRFLSQPFHVAEAFTGAPGKYVKLKDTVRSFKEILDGKYDHLPEQAFYMVGPIEEAVAKAEKMGVKV, encoded by the coding sequence ATGAGTACAGGAAAAGTCATTCAAGTCATCGGACCGGTCGTAGACGTGGAATTCCCTCCTGGCCAGTTGCCGAACATCTATAATGCGATCAAGGTGACGCAGGATGAAAATAAGTCCGCGGGCAAGCCCGCTGTCAATATCACGCTCGAAGTCGCCCAGCATCTCGGTGAAAACCGCGTGCGGGGAGTCGCCATGTCTTCGACCGATGGATTGACGCGCGGAATGGATGTGCAGGATACCGGAGCCCCGATTTCCGTGCCGGTGGGACGCGAGACACTCGGTCGTCTGATCAACGTGCTCGGTGAACCGGTCGATGAAAAAGGGCCTCTCAAGACCAAGAAGACCTATCCGATCCACCGGGCTGCTCCCAAGCTGGAAGATCAAGAGACCAAGACCGAGGTGCTGGAGACCGGCATTAAGGTCGTGGACCTGCTCGAACCTTACAGCAAGGGCGGCAAGGTCGGGCTATTCGGCGGAGCCGGTGTGGGCAAAACCGTCATCATCATGGAACTGATCAACAACATCGCCTTGCACCACGGCGGATTCTCGGTCTTCGCCGGCGTCGGAGAGCGGACCCGTGAAGGCAACGATCTTTGGCACGAAATGCAGGAGTCGAAGGTCATCGATCCGGACGATTTTACCAAATCCAAAGCCGCGCTGGTCTATGGCCAGATGAATGAGCCGCCCGGCGCACGGCTTCGCGTGGGATTGACCGGTCTCACGGTCGCGGAGTATTTCCGCGACGAAGAGAATCAGGACGTCTTGCTTTTCGTGGACAATATTTTTCGGTTCACCCAGGCTGGTTCGGAAGTGTCGGCGCTGTTGGGCCGCATGCCTTCCGCCGTCGGCTATCAGCCCAACCTTTCGACGGAGATGGGCGCGTTACAAGAGCGCATTACATCGACCAAACGAGGTTCGATCACTTCCGTACAGGCCATCTACGTGCCGGCAGACGACTTGACCGATCCGGCCCCGGCGACAGCCTTTGCGCATTTGGATGCAACCACCGTATTGTCCCGATCACTGGCCGAGCTGGGCATTTATCCGGCGGTCGACCCCCTGGACTCGACTTCACGGATTCTCGATCCCCAGATCATCGGAGAGGAACATTACAAGGTGGCGCGCGGCGTGCAGTCCGTCCTTCAGCGTTACAAGGACCTCCAAGATATTATCGCGATTCTCGGCATGGACGAGTTGTCGGAAGACGACAAGATGGTCGTGGCCCGGGCACGGAAGATCCAACGTTTTCTGTCGCAACCCTTCCACGTCGCTGAAGCGTTCACCGGTGCGCCCGGCAAATACGTCAAGCTCAAAGACACGGTTCGTAGCTTCAAGGAGATTCTTGACGGGAAGTACGACCATCTGCCTGAGCAGGCCTTTTATATGGTCGGCCCCATCGAAGAAGCGGTAGCCAAAGCAGAGAAGATGGGAGTGAAAGTATAG
- the gpsA gene encoding glycerol-3-phosphate dehydrogenase (catalyzes the NAD(P)H-dependent reduction of glycerol 3-phosphate to glycerone phosphate), which produces MPTTIHKIGVIGAGAWGTALAKHLAEKGLEVRLWAYEQDVVDAINFSHENTVFLRDVPLPRSLTATSSLREAITSRDGVLFAVPSHLTRSLLQQLAPCLSDSLPIVCATKGIEENTAKLMTQVMEDELPPSMHRFLMVLSGPSFASELGVGKPTAVCLAGSDAQLVRRFQSVLMTPVFRVYADTDVIGVQLGGALKNVMALAAGVIDGLDLGLNARAALITRGLAEIIRLGMAMGADSRTFYGLSGVGDLVLTCTGTLSRNHSVGVRLGKGEKLEAILAGMQAVAEGVRTARAALTLARRYGVDMPITQEINAVLYDNKSCSKAVCDLMERDAKPEKEWT; this is translated from the coding sequence ATGCCGACCACGATTCACAAGATCGGTGTTATTGGGGCTGGAGCCTGGGGCACAGCCCTGGCCAAGCATTTGGCCGAGAAGGGTCTGGAGGTTCGGCTCTGGGCCTATGAACAGGATGTCGTCGACGCCATCAACTTTTCACACGAGAACACGGTCTTTCTCCGAGACGTCCCTCTTCCTCGGAGTCTGACGGCGACCTCTTCGCTTCGTGAGGCCATAACGAGCCGCGACGGGGTCTTGTTTGCGGTTCCTTCTCATCTCACCCGATCCCTCTTGCAACAATTGGCCCCCTGTCTCTCTGATTCCCTTCCAATCGTGTGTGCGACCAAGGGCATTGAGGAGAACACGGCCAAACTGATGACCCAAGTCATGGAGGATGAGTTGCCGCCGTCCATGCACCGTTTCCTCATGGTACTCTCCGGACCAAGTTTCGCGTCAGAACTCGGCGTCGGAAAACCCACGGCCGTCTGTTTGGCCGGCAGTGATGCGCAATTAGTACGGCGATTTCAAAGTGTATTGATGACACCTGTCTTTCGAGTATACGCCGATACGGACGTCATCGGCGTCCAACTTGGCGGTGCCCTCAAGAATGTCATGGCCCTGGCCGCCGGTGTGATCGATGGGCTGGACCTCGGACTCAATGCCCGTGCCGCGCTTATTACCCGTGGCTTGGCGGAAATCATCCGGCTCGGCATGGCCATGGGAGCTGATTCCCGCACATTCTATGGCCTTTCCGGCGTCGGCGATCTGGTACTGACCTGTACGGGCACGCTCAGCCGAAACCATTCGGTCGGCGTGCGGCTCGGCAAGGGAGAAAAGCTGGAGGCGATTTTGGCCGGAATGCAGGCCGTTGCGGAAGGCGTTCGGACGGCACGTGCGGCACTCACGTTGGCCCGCCGCTATGGGGTCGATATGCCCATTACTCAGGAGATCAATGCCGTGTTGTATGACAATAAATCCTGTTCGAAGGCCGTCTGTGATTTGATGGAACGGGATGCAAAACCGGAAAAGGAATGGACATGA
- a CDS encoding F0F1 ATP synthase subunit alpha (produces ATP from ADP in the presence of a proton gradient across the membrane; the alpha chain is a catalytic subunit), with protein sequence MQIRAEEISAIIKEKIKGFDKQVDVKETGSVIQVGDGIAKVYGLDGAMAGEMLEFPGGLYGIALNLEEDNVGAVLMGDDVGIKEGDPVKRTGRIAEIPVGEALVGRVVNAIGQPIDGKGPIKSQHSSRIEVVAPGVNTRQSVREPLQTGIKAIDAMIPIGRGQRELIIGDRQTGKTAIAVDTIINQKGLNVFCIYVAVGQKRSTVARVVKTLEENHAMEYSMVVSASASDPAPMQFLAPFAGAAIGEYFRDNGKHALIVYDDLSKHAVAYRQLSLLLRRPPGREAYPGDVFYLHSRLLERAAKLSDKLGGGSLTALPIIETQAGDVSAYIPTNVISITDGQIYLGSDLFYSGIRPAINVGLSVSRVGGSAQIKTMKQVAGTLRLDLAQYREMAAFSQFGSELDKATQMQLARGVRMVELLKQGQYKPMPVADQVLSIYAGVNGFLDDVPVDKVQQFEGDLLHYIQQNHAELKKEVTTIGKIDDKVGGRLKEIITTFKQKMGYGGK encoded by the coding sequence ATGCAGATCAGGGCAGAAGAGATCAGTGCGATCATTAAGGAGAAAATCAAAGGCTTCGACAAACAGGTCGATGTCAAGGAAACGGGGTCCGTCATTCAAGTCGGCGACGGGATCGCCAAAGTCTATGGCCTCGATGGGGCCATGGCGGGCGAGATGCTCGAATTTCCCGGCGGGCTCTACGGCATCGCCCTGAACCTCGAAGAAGACAATGTCGGCGCCGTGCTCATGGGCGACGATGTCGGTATCAAAGAAGGCGACCCCGTCAAGCGGACGGGCCGCATCGCGGAAATCCCGGTCGGTGAAGCCCTCGTCGGCCGTGTCGTGAACGCCATCGGCCAGCCCATCGACGGGAAGGGGCCGATCAAATCGCAGCACTCTTCCCGTATCGAAGTCGTCGCGCCCGGGGTCAATACCCGTCAGTCCGTTCGCGAACCGCTGCAGACCGGCATCAAGGCCATCGACGCCATGATCCCGATCGGGCGCGGCCAGCGCGAATTGATCATCGGCGACCGCCAGACGGGGAAGACCGCGATCGCGGTCGATACGATCATCAATCAAAAAGGATTGAACGTCTTCTGCATCTACGTCGCCGTCGGCCAAAAGCGCTCGACCGTCGCCCGCGTCGTGAAAACGCTCGAAGAAAACCATGCCATGGAGTACAGCATGGTGGTCTCCGCCAGCGCCAGCGATCCGGCGCCGATGCAATTTCTGGCTCCCTTCGCGGGCGCCGCGATCGGCGAGTATTTCCGTGACAACGGCAAACATGCGCTGATCGTGTATGACGACTTGTCGAAGCACGCGGTGGCCTACCGCCAGCTTTCGCTGTTGCTCCGCCGGCCGCCGGGACGCGAGGCCTATCCGGGCGATGTGTTTTATCTGCACTCCCGGTTGCTCGAACGCGCAGCAAAACTGAGCGACAAATTAGGCGGGGGCAGTCTTACGGCACTTCCCATCATCGAAACGCAGGCCGGCGACGTGTCGGCGTACATTCCGACGAACGTCATTTCGATCACGGACGGTCAGATCTATCTGGGGAGCGATCTCTTCTACTCCGGTATCCGCCCGGCGATCAACGTCGGTCTGTCGGTCTCCCGGGTCGGAGGATCCGCGCAGATCAAGACCATGAAGCAGGTGGCCGGTACGCTTCGATTGGACCTCGCGCAATATCGCGAGATGGCCGCGTTCTCTCAATTCGGGAGCGAGCTGGATAAGGCCACCCAGATGCAGCTTGCGCGGGGTGTGCGCATGGTGGAATTGCTCAAGCAGGGTCAGTATAAGCCGATGCCGGTGGCCGATCAGGTCCTTTCGATCTATGCGGGCGTCAACGGATTCCTCGACGATGTGCCGGTGGACAAGGTCCAGCAGTTCGAGGGCGATCTGCTGCACTACATCCAGCAGAACCATGCGGAGCTGAAGAAAGAAGTCACCACGATCGGCAAGATCGACGACAAGGTCGGCGGTCGCTTGAAGGAAATAATCACGACCTTCAAGCAGAAAATGGGATACGGCGGGAAGTAA
- a CDS encoding 1-(5-phosphoribosyl)-5-amino-4-imidazole-carboxylate carboxylase — translation MNPEGLERLLRQVRQGQVTVEQALQRLRSLPFEDLGFASLDHHRSLRQGFPEVVLCEGKTTAQIIAIARALIKKDGPFLATRADPSVARAIRRLDRRAQYYPDARIVAIRPLRQKRHGHILVVTAGTADVPVAEEARVTADVMGSRVERLYDVGVAGIHRLLGKKERLFDAQVVIVAAGMDGVLPSVVGGLVHCPVIAVPTSRGYGASFGGVAALLTMLNSCASGVGVMNIDNGFGAACLAHRINMLGVKS, via the coding sequence ATGAATCCGGAAGGACTTGAACGATTGTTGCGGCAGGTCCGTCAAGGACAGGTGACGGTGGAACAGGCGCTTCAGCGCTTGCGGTCGCTGCCGTTTGAAGATCTCGGCTTCGCCTCCCTCGACCATCATCGGTCGTTGCGACAAGGGTTCCCCGAAGTGGTGCTGTGTGAAGGCAAAACGACGGCGCAGATCATCGCCATCGCCCGAGCGCTCATCAAAAAAGACGGCCCGTTTCTCGCCACTCGCGCCGACCCATCCGTCGCTCGTGCTATTCGTCGCTTGGATCGGCGAGCACAGTACTATCCCGATGCGCGCATTGTCGCCATTCGTCCCCTCCGGCAAAAACGGCATGGGCATATCCTCGTCGTGACCGCGGGAACGGCGGACGTGCCCGTGGCCGAGGAAGCCCGAGTGACCGCGGACGTGATGGGGAGCCGCGTCGAGCGGCTGTACGACGTCGGGGTCGCGGGAATCCATCGGTTGCTTGGAAAGAAAGAGCGACTGTTTGATGCGCAGGTCGTGATCGTCGCGGCCGGCATGGACGGTGTCTTGCCGAGTGTCGTGGGTGGTTTGGTCCATTGCCCGGTGATTGCCGTTCCCACCAGCCGCGGCTATGGGGCGAGTTTCGGAGGAGTCGCCGCGTTGCTGACGATGCTCAATTCTTGCGCATCGGGGGTGGGAGTGATGAACATCGACAACGGCTTCGGCGCGGCCTGCCTCGCGCATCGGATCAACATGCTGGGGGTGAAGAGCTAG